The segment ATTagtataaacataaaatatgtggCAATACTTAGGATAGGATGTGGTATACTCTGCCCTTATAAAGAATAATGACACTATAGGGAGTTCCTATGGGTAAGACAGAGAGAGGAAGCTAGTAGTACAATGTTAATCTATCAACAACACACATTTTGacaataattgtattttatattactagcAAATAGCAATTACACATTTGTGATGAAAAACTTATTTACTATACATGGGTCTGGAATATGATGATCTGGAAAACTTTCGAGGGTGTCAAGTTTTTATTGCAATACAAAAAATCAGTATATAATAATGTTGCATACTTGAGTATACAGTTAAATCATATTAATATACAGATGCTATTGTACAGATCTTCCCCCATACAAATCTATATGATCTCTAGACATTGTCTTGGGGATACAATTTAGTTGATGCTTATCAATCTCAGTGAATATTTTGACCAATTCCCAAGTGCTGTATTGAGCTTCTTCCAATTCCAAGGACATTTGTCTCTGGCTCAGTGAATCTCACTGTATCTCACAAGTAACTCGTTTTCTTGGCAGTAAATGTTGAGGTGGGCGGATTAGGGGATAGTGTTGGATACAAAAGCTCCACCTCAGAGAGCCTGGGATAGGTGAGAACAGAATAATATAGTCACCTCGTGTAGTGTGATCAAAAGACCAGAAATGTGTCACAAAGGGAGCAGCGCTGAAAACGTTTGGGACTTGAGACTTTCCCAGGGACACACTTCTCAAGGAAAGTCTTATTTGTCTGTTTGCAAAATGTGAAGACAATAAAGAACTAATTGACACCAACTTGATAATTTACCTGTTTGTCACTTTTACACACTAACCATGGGAAAAAAAACTCCATAGAGCTTTAAGTAATATTCCTTCCTATCTTTTTTGTTCGATGTGTTTATCATGTACATTAATTTAATTATGTTCATTTCTAGAAAATAGGGTCATTATTTCCGCTTCTCTACGACTGCTATAACCCAACAGTACTGCAGTGTTGTTATGAATGCAtaatagttggggggggggggggacactcgGGAGCCAGTTGGGCAACCTCATAGATCTTTATTTTACTGCTATTTATAAGAAGATAGTCATTAGGAGGAATGAAAaagtattattaaatattatttggctAAACACTGCACTTTACATTGGAATAAAAAGTGACTCATGGCAATTAGCCAGAGCACCATAACTATCTATATTGATAGGAAGTTACAGAACATACTGCATCATGGAAGCATTGGTGGTTCAGTGGTAGAATTCTCGCCTGCCACGCGGGAGGCCCGGGTTCGATTCCCGGCCAATGCaacacatttttgtttaattgttatACATCCAtttttaatagttataatgtatcaaatttactttttactcTGTCACCTTTTATTATTCAGCAAACTCTGGAGACTGAATTCGTAGTTTAAATAACATTAGTTTTCAGAGCAATGCAAATAATAGAAAACGTGTGGTTTTATGGATTTgcgagaaaataaataaaaataaaccatctttcgaatttgcaaaataaatatataaaaaaatagttatgtATATTGGAAAAATAAATGCATGCAACCTCATTGTGGGAAGTCAAACCTGCTCGTGAGCAATTTGAATTACACTTGTAGCAAATGATGAAAGGGTTAATTATGAAAACAGTAGTGCTGATAGTTTCATTGATCTTACAGGCAACAGATGGCGGTGACTGGGATAGATTAATATATCACATATCATTGTTATTTGCCTGCCTTATACTTATATCTGAAAAATATGCTGAACTTTaatgaccctgctacatgctactTAGTGATTGTTTATATCAGAGCAGGGGCACAATGTGGCCTTCTCTTCCACGGTCCAGCTGTTACATCAATATACACAACTATAAAACCTTGACCATTTGATCTTACAACCAGCTTCTAAAGTATATGCTGGACCTTCAGATGTGCTAAATGTCTCACATTGGACTTCCTATGGCACGAAATGGTGAAACATGGCACCACCTGGCCATCCTTGTAGAAAAGGGGGCAGTTCAGGAAACAAGCAACTGTTATGTCAAgtgcaaatgttttgtttaaatggaacacaataaataaaatattaacaaatgtaCTCTGTATGCTTCACTTGGCCAGGGGCAAGTCCTTGGAATATTAACCTATAGTTCCTAAACATTTATCTAACCATTTTTATTACTAGAAaacttatatttttaaaaaaaaaaatccatcattaTAATTTCCACCATAGACACAGTGGGAACAAATAACATCAAGCAGCTATTGTCATTTAACTCTTCATACTTCAGCTGCAGGGGGGAGGCGGGGGGGAAGCCACATAGACTACACAGTTTAGAGAGGGTTTAGGAGAAATGAGCCCTTTGGTTTTAAAAGGGACATCTATAAATACCTACCTTACCGAGCCCCAATCTGAAATTGATGATCTTATATTTAATACTGTATAAGTACAATGACTCAAGTATTGTTCTACTGAAAATAAGCAGGAATCATTATCTCAACTACCCTGCAAATGCATAGCCTATGCCTTTTCACCACGTGAAACCTGGATTGCCTGTAGTTATATCCACAGCTGATATAGATATAATGCAAAGGATCATGCAGGGCAGTGGGAATCATTAGACACAATGAAATCTATATTGGAGTTCTGACAAGCAAtttgaaatgtaaaataaaaaaggggggaaacaatttatttaatgatttagatagagcatacaattttaaacagctttccaattaaagggacagtctaccatataattgttattgtttaaaatgatagataatccctttattacccattccccagttttgcataaccaacacagttatattaatatactttttacctctgtgattaccttgtatctaggaaccttcttccagccccctaatcacatgactgtgactgtttattatctattgacttaaatttagcattgttttgtgctaaatcttaaataaccctgtgcctgaacagtgttatctatatggcccacgtgtactttctgtctatttgtgttgaaaagatatttaaaaagcatgtgataagagacagccatcaaagccttataaattagcatatgagcctacctatttaaactaagaataccaagagaaaaaaggtaaatttaatgataaaagtaaattggaaagttgattaaaattaaaagtcctatctgaataatgaaagattcatttatactagactgtccctttaacgtatatctaatttgttttattctggtagtatcctttactgaaaaacatatataggtaggatcaggagctggggttggctgctgattggtggctacgctaATATACCTCATATTATTGATTTAGCAATGTGTTCAaccagctcccagtagtccattgctgctcattcaataaaagatatcaagagaaggaagcaaaaactgataagagaagtaaagtggaaagatgtttaaaattctgTAATTTGATGATGTATGCCCCGGTTTTTCTATATTATCAAACATCATGCTGAGCTCTCAAACTGTCCTCAATGTTTATCGTTTatctctgtttaaagggatagtctagtcaaaattaaactttcatgattcaaataaagcatgcaattttaagcacatttctaatttacttctattaccaatttttcttcattctcttggtatctttatttaaaaaagcaggaatgtaagcttagaaactggtccatttttttgttcagcacctgggtagtgcttgctgattggtgtctaaatgtagccaccaatcatcaagcgttacccaggtgctgaaaaaaaaatggccggctcctaagcatacattcttgctttttcaaatgaagataacaaaagaacaaagacaatttggtaataggagtaaattagaaagttgctttctatccctttaatatcaatgaCATTTTACTTTTCAAGGGGAAGTAATGGTTacttgaagcatgaaagtttaaatgTTGGCTTTACTGTCCATTAaaacagcggtcgccaaccagtggtccatggaccactggtgggccacgagaagatgttggtggtccttgacaccatcaagcaggaattagtctcctctgatggtgtcaccctgtcgtgccgcaactccctacaatgCCTGGCTGGGCATCAGTGAAAAtgaaggaggagttaaattacaatcttcctACGCAATCTCCCTACTCAttaggaagtattctctcagttttgtcattcagttagttaattccaaaaaataattcttaaacatgtaaatatatacataatgtaaacttagctatggttatactagttatgtacagtatgtgtgtgtttgtgtgtatatatatatatatatacacacatatatatatatataacaattattattattatgttagtggtccacgggattcaaaattgtgagtttagtggtccctgaggtccgaaaggttggcgacccctgcattaaaacataaaaagtcctattgtcaaatttgctttattcaattgatattctttgttgaaggagcaaataTGTACTGTTGGgaattagctgttgattggtggcagcacatctatgcctcttgttattggctcacctgatgtgttcagctagctttcagtagttcatttttgctccttcaacgaaagataccaagagaatgaagaaaattgcaaATTACATATTATGTTTCAAGGGTCAgtaaagccaaaaataaactttcacgattcatgtagaaaatgcaataaaaaaagttccaatgtacttatattatcaagtttCTTTTATTCTCTTGTCATTCTTGAAGGATCAAATATGTACtgttgggaactagctgctgattagtggctgcacatatactgtaggcctcttgtcattgtgttcagctagttcccagcagtgcattgctgttccttcaacaaaagataccaaaagaatgaagctcatttggtaacagaagtaaattgaaaaattgcttAGAAatctatgccctatctgaatcaggaaataaaaaagttGGTATCATGACTCTTTAAGAATATATTCCTTTTATAAGCAGATATGCACTTAAGATATCAACAAGAACTTATAgataatgtatacacatataacaaaGAAATATGTCTCCATCTATACACTGAAATTATGATCTAATATATTGGATCagttatattttgtaaaataaataccaaacacaaagtttttatctaaagaaatataTTTAGAGGAAACAAgtcaaaaaacacaataaaaacaatataatttaaatgtacaaAGACTATTTACAAATAGTTAACCCCTTTACTACAGAACGGGCTGCAATTCATTTCATAGAAATGAATAGCAGCCCTCTCTGACAAACAtgggtttaaaaacaaaaaacagtcttATGGCCAGGGCCTCCATACAAAAGCTGGTGACATAGAAGCGTTTGAGAGAAACGTGGGCAGGATAGTCCTTTGCACTGACATTTTACAACTTTCTCCTTGAGGTTTCCGTGGTGATGACTGCAATATTGACTGGGAAAGGGGCCTTATAGATGAACTTGATGGGTATGTTGGAATAAGTGGTTGGTTGGTTTGAATATGTGGACATTTTTCTATGCTGGTTTCTAGGTCCCCTGTTACCCTGGAGATCTGTGGTGGACTTGGTAGGAGCTGTCTGTGATCAATTTCCATGTTGTCTCCTAGCATTGGCTCCTTCCATCTGTTTATACATTTGTCCTCCAAGTGTTGGTACAGTTTCCCTACCAAATATGTCCTCTTGTCCTCACATACATTGGTAGAGGAGTTTAAGAATTGTGTTGCCTGGCAGAGACCTTCTTGAAACCCTCCCTCAAATCCTGGCAGTGAATTCTTCTCTACTTCAGAATCTAAAGAAGGAGtatatgaaaataaattacactttaaCTTCAGACCAATTAACAGTCTGACATTATCCAGTACTGATGTACACTTTTGTAGATCTTCACAATTGAAATGTCTGGTTTTCAATCTAAGTATTAACTAATCATAGACAACTCAAGTTATTTTTATGTGAACTTCTGTGAAAAGAGGTGACATCCCAGCACTAAGTCTTTtgtacaaattaaaacaaaaatgccTACCTGGAGTATTACACATTCTCAGGAATTCCACTGTCTTTTTCAGAATATCTGCTTTTTCAGTTTTTGGATTTTTCAGCGACTGCAaagacaaaaaacattaaaaattatggAAATGGATAGAgaataaataaattcataaatactCATGATCTGGAGAGAAAAAAAGTTGCAAAATAAAATAGACATATGTACATTTTTGTGCATAATAACCCCAGTTTTAATAGTTTCATCagaatcgttaaagggacagttcacccaaaaaatgtctcccctttaaactgttcccaatgattcattttaacttctggagtgttttaaattgtttacaagtagctcctttacccctattttggtatttgaaatagctgatttagcctgtggtatcccaacctatactgaaagtttctatactggagtatattctattgaatagcctaagtaaacacagccagcagaagatgttacactctcagtgggggacatgatagttaagtaataaaattataattttctattgttctctctaagtattgagttttgggtttctagacaaatataagataaggaagcaagtgtgtgtacacaaagtgataacataatgagatctgatattacctgaagctcaacccattgtaataggctgtggtttaaaacaaaaccagctacttcatatacacaaataaacagaaaaatgtaatttctcatacattttatattctgcaactGGTATTacaaatcattgaaaatacattcatataaaaacaattttacagtgtactgtccctttaaagtgacatgatagtgagaatttaaaatgtttagggTTGAAATAGAGCATTAAATTATATCATTCCCTCAATAATGTATTGTGGCTCTGAAGCTAATTTTATGTATGTGTTTCAAGTCTTTAAATGGGtaaacatagttatataaatataaaattatattatctgTTTGTACTTTTTCTGGATAGATATAGATCTCtgatatgaaacccatttgtttccataattcaaatagagcatatcattttagatttttttttttttattaacttataagttatcaaatttgctttgttctcttggaatgcattactgggagctagctaaacacatctgctaaaccaatgagaagaggcatgtatgtgcagccacccatcagcagTTATCACCCAGTAtgtattgttgctcctgagcctagcaGGGTCatcttttcaacaacggataccaagagaatgaaaaaaaaataagaaaacaaaagaaaatttgaaagttgcttaaaactgcatgtgctatctgaatcataaaacaaatattttgggggtttcatgcccctttaacacaaTTGTATAAGGCCTTAAAGATTATAATAAGCTCCTTCATTGATAATAAATAATATCTATATAATACACAAGGTAATTGAAATTGAATGAAGTCAAGTAAAGCTCCCCATCCCATACTAAATCACGGAGAATGATTCTCATTATTAGTATTTCTATAGTACATGTTATTTTTCAATTCCCATTAAATAGCCCTAAAAACATTTTCGACTATGTATTTTTCTGACATCACGAATTTACAGTTCAAAATGAAATAGCCATGAGATTCTTAGTCCTAGTCACTGTTTTTTTTATACTGCTGATGAATATTTACTCATTAGAGTATAGTAAGGCAAAGTATCCAGACTAACTAGATTGGACAAAAACCAGCCAGTATTCGTAAAACTGTATCGAATCCAAACAATCTAGCAGTATGCAGATGCCCATTTAATGCTGTGAATTTAGTCTATAATTTAAACAGGcaggaaacccacatttctttcatgactcagacagaggatacaatttttaaacaaatttccaatttccttattatctaaattgcttcattatttagttatccgttgttgaaaatcatatgcagccaccaatcagcaaatagcacccaggtgctattttttttcaacaaatgatacctaaataatgaagcaaattagaaaatagaagtaaattggaaagtagtttaatattgcatgttctatctgaatcattaaataaaaaaatttggatttcctgtccctttaaggaaaattttGGCCAGCTCCAAAAATGGATTCAAGAAACATATAAGTAATGGATATCGGGCAAATGGCTGATCATGGAGCATTGTGCAATTCTTCTAGATAGGATCGCTTCGGTAGCTGCATACACGTTATACCTACCTCGTCTTGAGTGGCCTCCAGCAGAAGGGTCCTTAGATGTTCCAGGCTCTGGTTGATTCGGTCTCTACGTCTCTTTTCTATGACCGGCTTCATGAGCTACAATTAAAAGggacaatataatatataatataagtgtcTAGGAGAAATAAAGGGATAAAACAGCCTCACAAAAAGAAAGTCACAGAAGAGAGGAGCTCGTGTTAAAGGAGAAATAAAACGTTTTAAACAATGTATAGATCAGATGAACAGATAACACGTTACCGAGAAACTTCATGGGAttttatataaagtaaaaaaaaagtaagcaGGAAAGAATGTGGGGGGAAAGAACACTTTGAGGAGTTTAAATTAGAGAAAATTATAAAAATAGTTCCCGAGGAATAAAGAATCGTATATAGTGGCTATTTGCTGAATGTATTTACCCTCTTATCTTCTTTGCTTATGTAAGAATTCTTCATACTGGATGATCAATCAGTAATATAGTCCGGTACAGTCCAAAGCTAGGGGGTGAATGCTCTCTACAAAGTAAAGAGCCGCTGATAAGTCTAATAGAAGCCACGCCCACGTGTAATCTAGCCACGCCCCTTGTATACAAACTACACATTAGCATGACAATTAGACACTAGACACGTTCACGTGTCCAACAATATGGCTCCTCCGCACACACAGTGCTAGGATCCTATTTCCCATCATAAAAGTCTTACACCGAGTTATTTTTAGCGTGTAGGGATTTATTATGTGCTTAACCTGACACACTTATTGTATTTATAAGAGATATTATCGCTGCAAGGCCTGAGAAACTGTATTTACTAAACAGCAATGGTTTTACTGTTATACCAAGATACAATGCACCTTTATACTCATATTATGTACAGTCAATTGACCCTAGTGACTACAGTCCAACAGTACTTTtcactatatataataataagtaacTATGATTCTGAAGTAGAGTTTTATCTGTACAAACTCTGTGAAGTAAACTTTATTCAAAGTGTAATAAACTTTATACTTCTATAAGCTACTATTACTGTAAAGGTGCACAATTTTTATGaaagtgacataaaagtgcaaCAAGAAAATGCTCTGTATTAGGGCATTTTGGTCATTGGCTGCATATAACTATGgctctgatgatctaaagctctctgctctggtgagattatctaagaggtcttgccagtactgtgaggtccctaaaCTGTTAGAAAGAACAATTTTACACTGCGAGTGGTTTATCTAGGTATGCAGGGTTCTGAATGTGAAGTAGAGACATAACAATAAAATACTCTAAAAAATATGTGATTTCTCTCCAAGCTTTAGCTCACCAGGCCCTTATTATCAGGTTATTATTAttgtcaggtatttgtagagtgccaacagattccacagtgctatgatATAGGTGgtgtacaaaataacatttacaggggtcaagtgggtagagggtgagggtcctgccgagagttgcactgttgtagttggctctggaaggtgatctacaaacagatgggctcataggcttacattctatgggggtttaaggggatagcagtggagttaggaaggttagtgtaggttgtatgtatccctgaattgtagagtctttagggagcgcttgaagctttcaaaactaggggagagtcttgcggagcgaggcagagagttccataagatgtgagccagtctggaaaagtcttgtaaacaggaatgtgaggcggtagcaagagaggaggagagtaggagagtaGGAGGCCCTTcactgtttaaccactgcaaattgttaaacacaaaggtaaatgCTAGGTAGCTGACAAAAATGTAGTGGCCCGATGACTGGagtcatatgtgtgtagccaccaaacaccagctagctcccagtagtgccttgctgctcctgagtctaaataggtatgcttgtcaacaaaggatatcgagagaacatcaatttgatattaaaagtaaattgaaaagccacttgtatatgtatataattgttcTGGTTGaaccatgaaggtttaattttgacatacagtatatatcccaTTGATATCTACTAAATTGATTCAAAATCTAATCCCTTTGATTTATGAAATAaagtgggaaagaaaaaaaaaaataattatgacaATCACAATGTTAGTCCAAAATATGTCCCAatttattatagtaaaaaaaatagctATTGCAGTTACAGACACTTCAGACTGACTATATGGGAGCAGTAAACAGTCTTTgtaaattagaaacaaattatcaaatgtatccatatacacacacattttagattATACTGTTCTATATTAAATGGTATCTCcaccaaagtgctaaaaagtgcaggTACAGAACACCCAGACCCTAATCATACTGTTCTACACACTAATATGTGGCATCTCTATATTCATTATGAACACGCTCCAGTAATGCTATATTCATAATGCTATTTACTTAATATATGACAAATATATAAATGATCAGTATTAGTAAATTCAAATACTTTATCATCAGTATGATGGTAAAACTGTAGGGATGAATAGTCAGCAGTATATCTTATGTGAGACTGCAGCCAAACAGGTCTCTAATGCATAAGAGCCAACATATGGGTTAAatgtttgtataaaaaataaagtaaaagcagGTTTATAAATTAACAATACCTAGGTATCTAtctccaatttaaagggatatgggatTCAGAAAGGGCATAACATTTTataccattatcaaatttgctttgttctcttgatattcagtgctgaagagatacctagacagGCACCTTGCTCCTTAATATAGAACAAATGTGCCAATCCTTgtagtatatcttttttttttttttttttttttaaaaggacactgtGGTCAGTCTTTTTGTATTATCTAACAGAGGATATTTTCAAATTaaatttagcttctttttttttgtaattgttttggtttcCTGAATAAACCATACTTCCAAGAGGCACTCCACCAGTTGAAGGAATAggaaaactaaaaaatattttctattgtgattcagacagaatacaattttaaaaagtttccagttatgaaatttgtttcattctcactgtattttttgttgaaacgatacacctaggtaggtatctggaacaCTTcatgcaggaaataatgctgccatctaatgctcttgaaaATTCTtgaaaaaaactgctgccatatagaactCCAGAGATGGGCACGCTCCTAAGCATATGTTCCTTCatttcaatgaaagataccaagagaatgaagaagaattgataataaaaataaataagaaaattgaatcatggaagaaaaatatgGCTATAATTGATATTCtccatatattatttaattttaattaacattaatttgtatattttttagcaatctatctgtctctctctctctctctctctctctctctctctctctctctctctctctctctctctctctctctatatatatatatatatatatatatatatatatatatatatatatatatatatatatatatatatatatatatataaatagaaagaagCAGGGTGGCGCAGAGACCTCaaactttaaaatacaataaataaaataattaaataaaatacaatacagtttacaataaaatattatagcaatatatatagtagaataaaatataaaataataatatattataatataaatgtcTATAGCTGTAAAGGTCCTAAACGATCAGATGTAGTCAGGAGCACATCAATTATGGAGAGGAAAGTCTTCAGATGCtaatcccctattagatgtacacttacttgaatgaacctcaatcacatgaggtaagaatgtagcactttcatagaaaagtaaggcactccctgtagaaaaagtagaacgatcaactggatctcccagaatatagacttctgtatcttggaatatggatagtagaatcctccaaatgtccttgTGCTCTCTTTAGAAAGTAGTAACTTCCAACTCCAGTATAGGTgtcatataaagagaaccagaaaagcgaacatagtgtaaaactgctttaataacacataaatgacacacaatagggtacactcacataaaaaacctcaactaatgaggtatggAGAGAGCACATAGACGTAGTAAAGCTGCAGCCCAAAGAATCCAATAAGTATCCGCCGTGGGAATCTTAATTCAAAGGCAAATGCAGACTCCACAATAACAGAAGTATCGAACAGTTCATACAACAGGTCATGTACCTTCCTTGaaatatcttacgcgtttcgaagggtcaAATAAATTAGgttcccttcatctgatgaagaagggaacctAATTTATTtgacccttcgaaacgcgtaagatatttCAAGGAAGGTACATGACCTGTTGTATGAACTGTTCGATACTTCTGTTATTGTGGAGTCTGCATTTGCCTTTGAATTAAGATTCCCACGGCGGATACTTATTGGATTCTTTGGGCTGCAGCTTTACTACGTCTATGTGCTCTCTccatacctcattagttgaggttttttatgtgagtgtaccctattgtgtgtcatttatgtgttattaaagcagttttacactatgttcgcttttctggttctctttatatgacACCTATACTGGAGTTGGAAGTTACTACTTTCTAAAGAGAGCAcaaggacatttggaggattctactatccatattccaagatacagaagtctatattctgggagatccagttgatcgttctactttttctacagggagtgccttacttttctatgaaagtgctacattcttacctcatgtgattgaggttcattcaagtaagtgtacatctaataggggattaGCATCTGAAGACTTTCCTCTCCATAATTGATGTGCTCCTGACTACATCTGATCGTTTAGGACCTTTACAGCTATAgacatttatattataatatattattattttatattttattctactatatatattgctataatattttattgtaaactgtattgtattttatttaattattttatttattgtattttaaagtttGAGGTCTCTGCGCCACCCTGCTTCTTTCTATTTATGTCTCTttattgaggagtgataggtctcctctgcttTTTGGGGTTTGGCAGCTGGATACTTCTTGCTGAAAATATTTcttatgaggtgctgggtatagagtatataccttGTGGCACAGCTTTTATTTGATAGTGAGCGCCtaggagtgattcagtggattttttctactggttcatttttcttttgttactatatatatatatatatatatatatatatatatatctcaacgctctgtttctgctgcacctctctgtgagtcccttcactggctccccattcaaaacagagttaaattcaaaattctcaccctgacctacaaagccctcaccaatgctgccccaccctacttgtcctcacttatcaacaaatatactcctgcccgtcccctaagatccaacaatgacctgcttcttgagtcctctac is part of the Bombina bombina isolate aBomBom1 chromosome 6, aBomBom1.pri, whole genome shotgun sequence genome and harbors:
- the LOC128662320 gene encoding transcription factor HES-4; amino-acid sequence: MKNSYISKEDKRLMKPVIEKRRRDRINQSLEHLRTLLLEATQDESLKNPKTEKADILKKTVEFLRMCNTPDSEVEKNSLPGFEGGFQEGLCQATQFLNSSTNVCEDKRTYLVGKLYQHLEDKCINRWKEPMLGDNMEIDHRQLLPSPPQISRVTGDLETSIEKCPHIQTNQPLIPTYPSSSSIRPLSQSILQSSPRKPQGESCKMSVQRTILPTFLSNASMSPAFVWRPWP